A region from the Algoriphagus machipongonensis genome encodes:
- a CDS encoding four-helix bundle copper-binding protein — translation METCVRQCGRCIDACTDCISAFESSSDNRGALLQACIDACKKCADECGKHQHDHCQKCADSCRACLEECESMML, via the coding sequence ATGGAAACCTGCGTCAGGCAATGTGGTCGATGTATAGATGCATGTACCGATTGTATTTCGGCCTTTGAAAGTAGTTCCGATAATAGAGGTGCTTTATTACAAGCTTGTATTGATGCTTGTAAAAAATGTGCAGATGAATGCGGCAAACATCAGCATGATCATTGTCAGAAATGTGCCGATTCCTGCAGAGCTTGTTTGGAAGAATGTGAATCTATGATGTTATAA
- a CDS encoding outer membrane beta-barrel protein yields MKYLLPLLFFFGLVHLGSAQSYFIKGRILEFGSDQSIPNATILLLTYSDSVQVDGMISDIDGYFDIQNVDEGEYLLKVQYLGYQNLFKTIEVKEDLDLGNLNLKETATELGEVTVNARRSTGTQKSDTTLYNADAFKTMKDASAQTLVEKLPGVTSMDGSLQAQGESIAQILVDGKPFFGGDVQTALQNLPAEVIQGIEIFDQKSEKAQLSGFDDGERMKTINIITKPNRRKGQFGKASVGYGTDDRYLAGASVNAFNEDQRITFTGLSNNINVDSYTADPNARGNDRPQNGIIKTNILGLNYSDLIGEKLKISGSYLFRKRENNGISSLFREYVTDANDGQTYTEESRNTRVNRDHRFDMRLEYNIDDNNRIVFRPRFSASNDKENSGFLGESMNDLGLLNQTENTRTADNDDFDIDNRLYYGHKFNKAGRSLTVRASYGYHWNKDLAFRKATNSFFQPTEKTEIIQQRIQRDRTGTNWNTGVSYTEPIGKYGQMELEYEIGNRSDDSDQLTFDILDEDLPNLGLELDTALSNTFESKYIRQETELGYQWKKDKVQFQVEGEYQHAKLQNDQGFPAPFDLQRTFESFMPTVRFDYKFSDNTNMEIDYDTDTDAPSVQQLQGVIDNSNPLQLRTGNPDLDQSYSNRIRLRLRSRNPDTDKSWFVFAQASIVENSIANSSFIADSTTTLPGGIVLEKGSQLFRPVNLDGYQDFRSWLSYGMPLDFMKSNLNINGGLSFSKRPGQVNNELSFNNSSRISTGISISSNISDQVDFNISTRASFNNVKNTLNPSLDNKYFNQRTRLNFSWIIWEGFVYRMDLNHQINSGLSEGFDNNFLLMNMSIGKKVFANQRGEISLNVYDLLGQNTSVRRNVTDVYIEDVQNNVLQRYFMLTFTFNIRRFSKGMDMQDYNEMVNDGGGDRRGRPGTI; encoded by the coding sequence ATGAAATATTTATTACCACTTTTATTTTTTTTCGGCCTAGTCCATTTGGGCTCTGCCCAAAGCTATTTTATAAAGGGAAGAATTTTAGAATTTGGGTCTGACCAGAGTATCCCCAATGCTACCATCTTATTATTAACCTACTCTGACTCTGTCCAGGTAGATGGTATGATATCAGACATTGATGGGTATTTTGATATCCAAAACGTCGATGAGGGTGAATACCTTTTAAAGGTCCAGTATTTGGGTTACCAAAATTTGTTTAAAACCATTGAGGTTAAAGAAGATCTTGATTTAGGTAATTTAAATCTGAAAGAGACAGCCACAGAGCTTGGGGAGGTGACGGTAAATGCCAGACGGTCCACAGGAACTCAAAAAAGTGACACCACTTTATATAATGCAGATGCATTCAAAACAATGAAAGATGCTTCCGCTCAAACTTTGGTGGAGAAACTTCCAGGGGTCACCTCTATGGACGGATCATTGCAGGCACAAGGAGAATCTATTGCTCAAATTTTGGTGGATGGAAAACCATTTTTTGGAGGGGATGTGCAGACTGCACTTCAAAACTTACCTGCTGAAGTTATTCAAGGGATTGAAATTTTTGATCAAAAAAGTGAAAAGGCACAACTGAGTGGATTTGATGATGGTGAGCGTATGAAAACCATTAACATCATCACTAAACCCAACAGAAGAAAAGGACAATTTGGAAAAGCATCCGTAGGTTACGGAACAGATGACAGGTATCTAGCAGGAGCCAGTGTCAATGCTTTTAATGAGGACCAAAGAATAACTTTTACAGGTCTTAGCAACAATATTAATGTGGACAGCTATACGGCGGATCCCAACGCCAGAGGAAATGACAGACCACAAAACGGAATTATCAAGACCAACATTCTTGGCTTAAATTACTCTGATCTGATTGGTGAAAAACTGAAAATCAGTGGAAGCTATCTTTTCAGAAAGCGTGAAAACAATGGGATTTCTTCCTTATTCCGCGAATATGTAACGGATGCCAATGATGGTCAAACGTATACTGAAGAAAGCCGAAACACACGAGTTAATAGAGATCACAGGTTTGACATGCGATTGGAGTATAACATTGATGATAACAACCGAATCGTATTTAGACCAAGGTTCTCAGCTTCCAATGACAAAGAGAATTCTGGATTTTTAGGAGAATCTATGAATGATTTGGGATTATTGAACCAGACCGAAAATACCAGAACAGCCGACAATGACGATTTTGACATAGACAATAGGCTGTACTATGGACATAAATTCAATAAAGCCGGTAGATCTTTGACCGTAAGAGCTAGCTATGGCTATCATTGGAATAAGGATTTGGCATTCAGAAAAGCTACTAACAGTTTCTTCCAACCAACAGAAAAAACTGAAATCATACAACAACGAATCCAGAGAGACAGAACAGGAACCAATTGGAATACTGGAGTTTCCTATACCGAACCAATAGGGAAATACGGTCAGATGGAATTGGAATATGAAATTGGAAATCGATCTGACGACTCCGATCAGCTGACTTTTGACATATTAGATGAGGATTTACCTAATCTAGGTTTGGAACTTGACACAGCCTTGAGTAATACCTTCGAGAGCAAATACATTCGTCAGGAAACTGAGTTGGGATACCAATGGAAAAAAGACAAAGTTCAGTTTCAGGTAGAAGGTGAATATCAACATGCAAAACTGCAAAATGACCAAGGCTTCCCTGCTCCTTTTGACTTGCAAAGAACCTTCGAAAGCTTCATGCCGACGGTGCGTTTTGATTATAAGTTTTCTGACAACACCAATATGGAGATCGACTACGACACGGATACAGATGCTCCTTCCGTGCAACAGCTACAAGGTGTAATCGATAACTCCAATCCGCTTCAATTAAGAACAGGTAATCCAGATCTTGATCAATCCTACTCTAACAGAATTAGATTGAGATTGAGAAGCAGAAACCCTGACACAGATAAATCATGGTTTGTATTCGCACAAGCCAGCATCGTGGAGAATTCTATTGCCAATAGTTCTTTTATTGCTGACTCTACTACAACTCTACCAGGAGGAATCGTATTGGAAAAAGGTTCGCAACTTTTCAGACCTGTAAACTTAGATGGTTACCAAGATTTCAGGTCTTGGCTGAGTTATGGGATGCCTTTGGATTTTATGAAGTCAAACCTCAATATCAATGGTGGGTTAAGCTTCAGCAAAAGACCTGGACAAGTGAATAATGAGTTGAGTTTTAATAACTCCAGTAGAATTAGTACAGGTATTTCAATTAGTAGTAACATCAGTGATCAGGTTGATTTTAATATATCTACCCGAGCGTCTTTCAATAATGTAAAGAACACCTTAAACCCGAGCTTAGATAATAAATATTTTAACCAGAGAACTCGATTGAATTTCAGCTGGATTATTTGGGAAGGTTTCGTTTATAGAATGGACTTGAACCATCAAATCAATTCAGGTCTTTCTGAAGGATTTGACAATAATTTCTTGCTCATGAATATGAGTATTGGTAAGAAAGTCTTTGCTAACCAACGAGGTGAAATTTCACTTAATGTCTATGATTTACTAGGACAGAATACAAGCGTGAGAAGAAATGTGACAGATGTTTACATTGAAGATGTACAAAACAATGTACTTCAGCGATATTTCATGCTAACCTTCACATTCAACATTCGTCGATTCAGTAAAGGAATGGACATGCAAGACTATAACGAAATGGTCAATGATGGTGGAGGTGATAGACGAGGAAGACCAGGAACAATTTAA
- a CDS encoding XRE family transcriptional regulator, translating to MSFLSSNLRFLRKQKGITQMEMADQLAVQRTMISAYEDGRSEPKLLTLKKLSDMLEVGVEELLEHDIEKLGRRAIQKRKLNILTIATDANDNENITMVPQKASAGYLNGFADPEYIEELPQFHLPNLPKNATYRAFELAGDSMLPLIPGTIVIGEYVDQLTNIKSGKTYVLVTQTEGVVYKRVFNYLSENGKLFLVSDNEHYKPFEVKGEDVLEVWESKAFISTDFPNPGDKKKSLTLEDLGEMIKDIQADLRRIKG from the coding sequence ATGAGTTTTTTATCCTCAAACCTACGTTTTCTGAGAAAGCAAAAAGGCATCACTCAAATGGAGATGGCCGATCAGCTTGCTGTGCAAAGGACCATGATTTCAGCATATGAAGATGGAAGATCTGAACCCAAATTATTGACTTTGAAAAAGCTGAGCGATATGTTGGAAGTAGGGGTGGAGGAATTATTGGAGCATGATATTGAAAAGCTTGGAAGAAGAGCTATTCAAAAGAGAAAGCTGAATATTTTAACTATTGCAACTGATGCCAATGATAATGAAAACATTACCATGGTTCCTCAGAAAGCTTCTGCAGGGTATTTAAACGGATTTGCAGACCCGGAGTACATTGAAGAGCTTCCCCAGTTTCACTTGCCTAATTTGCCTAAAAACGCCACCTATAGGGCATTTGAATTAGCAGGAGATAGTATGCTTCCACTGATTCCTGGTACAATAGTGATCGGAGAATATGTAGATCAGCTGACCAATATCAAAAGTGGTAAAACCTATGTGTTGGTCACACAGACAGAAGGGGTGGTTTACAAACGAGTTTTTAACTATTTATCCGAAAACGGGAAGTTATTTTTAGTCTCCGACAATGAACATTATAAGCCTTTTGAGGTGAAAGGGGAAGACGTTCTTGAAGTCTGGGAATCCAAAGCTTTTATCAGCACTGACTTTCCAAACCCTGGAGATAAAAAGAAATCCTTGACTTTAGAGGATTTAGGTGAAATGATAAAAGATATTCAAGCTGATTTACGAAGGATCAAGGGTTGA
- a CDS encoding toll/interleukin-1 receptor domain-containing protein, whose amino-acid sequence MADNKIFVSYRRQDASGEAGRLVDHLQEVFGDDTVFLDVETIEAGLDFVQAIDKALNSCKVLIALIGPHWLNIKDSEGNPRLFHEGDFIRLEISAALKRDIRVIPVLVNGAVMPKSEELPEELQALTRRHAHELSSSRWKYDCDQLIEVLSKIIKPLPKNKPFNPIPPIQKKEKSWFAKNYIWLLAAIVGLIIFSLMLENSGDEYPNDYSEETQVALEDFSNDPGTASTEDFQELQEESTMEPEIQNTPSQNNSQPTSPEIDEISGFWLQSDGQGNTSTLVFNQYEDGYFEFIEYNFLDAEIGEGSGTITDNKLTADYYNTFFQIGGKLNLSTNNYGRTWSGTIDIDNPRTQTKIMLQRINP is encoded by the coding sequence ATGGCTGACAATAAAATATTCGTAAGCTACCGTCGACAAGATGCATCTGGTGAAGCTGGCCGATTAGTAGACCACCTACAGGAGGTTTTTGGAGATGATACTGTTTTTTTGGATGTAGAAACAATAGAAGCAGGATTAGACTTCGTTCAGGCGATAGATAAAGCACTAAATTCTTGCAAAGTGCTTATTGCTTTAATTGGTCCACACTGGTTAAACATTAAAGACTCAGAAGGTAATCCCCGTTTGTTTCATGAAGGTGATTTTATAAGGCTTGAAATTTCTGCGGCTTTAAAAAGGGATATCCGAGTCATCCCTGTCTTAGTCAATGGAGCTGTCATGCCTAAATCAGAAGAGCTTCCCGAAGAACTACAAGCTTTAACAAGGCGACATGCCCATGAATTAAGTAGTTCGAGGTGGAAATATGATTGCGATCAATTGATTGAGGTTCTGAGTAAAATCATCAAACCTTTACCAAAAAACAAGCCTTTTAATCCAATCCCTCCAATTCAAAAAAAAGAGAAAAGTTGGTTTGCCAAAAACTATATCTGGCTTTTGGCTGCTATTGTGGGTTTAATCATCTTTTCCTTAATGCTAGAGAATTCTGGAGATGAATACCCAAACGACTACAGTGAAGAGACTCAGGTAGCATTAGAAGATTTTTCTAATGATCCCGGTACTGCTAGTACAGAGGATTTTCAGGAACTTCAGGAGGAGAGTACAATGGAACCGGAAATTCAGAATACCCCAAGTCAAAATAATTCACAGCCTACAAGTCCGGAGATTGATGAAATTTCTGGTTTTTGGCTTCAATCTGATGGGCAGGGGAATACAAGTACTTTGGTATTCAATCAGTATGAAGATGGGTATTTTGAATTTATTGAATATAATTTTCTTGACGCAGAAATCGGAGAAGGCTCTGGAACAATCACTGATAATAAATTGACTGCTGACTACTACAATACGTTTTTTCAGATAGGAGGAAAACTCAATTTATCCACCAATAATTATGGGAGAACCTGGTCAGGAACTATCGACATTGACAATCCCAGAACTCAAACCAAGATCATGTTGCAAAGAATCAACCCTTGA
- a CDS encoding 2OG-Fe(II) oxygenase gives MESVYERIASEIYDKSYAIVDDFISEDLRASLLQEQTELLEAGKFRLAAVGKGEKKQIRTEIRNDQVLWLNPDELSRYESIYWGEVEKVRLAINQRCYMGLKSFEGHFARYPKGSFYVRHMDQFQQVIYRQVTVIIYLNDSWSEEDAGMLRMYLPQANGSEEILDISPIGGRLVVFLSGEIPHEVLPTNKERISITGWLKDID, from the coding sequence ATGGAATCAGTATATGAAAGGATTGCCTCAGAGATTTATGATAAATCTTATGCAATCGTTGATGATTTTATTAGTGAGGATCTAAGGGCCTCGCTTCTTCAGGAACAAACCGAGCTTTTGGAAGCAGGAAAGTTCAGATTGGCAGCAGTTGGTAAGGGGGAGAAAAAACAAATAAGGACAGAAATCAGAAATGATCAAGTCCTTTGGCTTAACCCGGATGAGTTAAGTAGGTATGAAAGTATCTATTGGGGGGAAGTTGAAAAGGTTAGACTTGCCATCAACCAAAGATGTTATATGGGACTGAAATCCTTTGAAGGCCATTTTGCCAGATATCCAAAGGGATCATTTTATGTCAGGCATATGGATCAATTTCAGCAGGTAATTTATCGGCAAGTTACCGTGATTATTTACCTCAACGACTCCTGGTCAGAGGAAGATGCTGGTATGTTAAGGATGTATTTGCCACAAGCAAACGGTTCGGAAGAAATCTTGGATATTTCTCCAATAGGAGGGCGACTTGTAGTGTTTTTAAGTGGTGAAATTCCTCATGAAGTTCTTCCTACCAATAAGGAACGTATAAGCATTACTGGTTGGCTGAAAGATATAGATTAG
- a CDS encoding DUF2141 domain-containing protein yields the protein MIQLIFAFFFSCLGLMTSAPAGKIHLIIQETVVDHGHVQVLIFNQEEGFPSEIDKAWKRLSLPVENKKAEIIIPDVEPGSYAVSVFHDEDMDGEIKTNAIGYPLDKFGFSNNPSLLFGAPSFSKASFEVTDQEVKVKIKLR from the coding sequence ATGATTCAACTGATTTTTGCTTTCTTCTTTAGTTGCTTAGGGTTGATGACATCAGCTCCAGCGGGCAAAATCCATTTAATCATCCAGGAAACGGTAGTGGATCATGGGCATGTGCAAGTACTGATTTTTAATCAAGAAGAAGGCTTTCCTTCAGAAATAGACAAGGCATGGAAAAGATTAAGCCTTCCTGTGGAAAACAAGAAGGCTGAAATCATTATTCCAGATGTTGAACCAGGCAGCTATGCTGTATCGGTGTTTCATGATGAGGACATGGACGGAGAAATAAAGACGAATGCCATCGGTTATCCATTGGATAAATTTGGGTTTTCTAACAACCCAAGCTTACTTTTTGGTGCACCCAGTTTCTCAAAAGCCTCATTTGAAGTCACAGATCAAGAAGTTAAAGTCAAAATAAAACTTCGCTAA
- a CDS encoding AMP-binding protein → MIQRSQMESSALATKQFFEIPAKPQLLCCMNTQFIAGKMMLVRAMVWGGSILLIEPSSTPLKNLPDSFDPEFVAMVPLQVEESIKSSLNKLKAINYLLIGGAPASKNLQEAILELKLNAFQSYGMTETVSHIAIASYSSEEMVYQVLPSVEVGTDNRGALWVNCPMSNHQKIQTNDMVELIDPYHFKWLGRTDFVINSGGYKLHPERIEKKLEHLIPDHSYFLFGIPDSKFGQKLVLIIESDLSVADKVSRELKDKFLEVLDKYEIPKEIYFVDKFIRTETGKINRKLTADNI, encoded by the coding sequence TTGATCCAAAGATCCCAAATGGAATCCAGTGCATTGGCGACGAAGCAGTTTTTCGAAATTCCCGCTAAGCCCCAATTACTTTGCTGCATGAATACTCAATTTATTGCAGGGAAGATGATGTTGGTTAGAGCTATGGTATGGGGAGGAAGCATTCTACTCATTGAACCAAGTTCAACGCCATTGAAAAATCTACCAGATTCATTCGATCCAGAATTTGTAGCCATGGTTCCTTTACAGGTGGAAGAAAGTATTAAAAGCTCTTTAAATAAGCTAAAAGCTATAAACTATCTTCTGATTGGTGGTGCTCCGGCCTCTAAAAACTTGCAGGAAGCCATATTGGAATTAAAGCTTAACGCTTTTCAAAGCTATGGAATGACAGAAACTGTTTCACATATTGCCATTGCTTCTTATTCCAGTGAAGAAATGGTTTATCAAGTATTACCATCAGTCGAAGTGGGAACAGATAATAGAGGAGCACTTTGGGTAAACTGCCCTATGAGCAATCATCAAAAAATCCAGACCAATGATATGGTCGAGCTAATTGATCCCTATCATTTCAAGTGGTTGGGAAGAACAGATTTTGTCATTAACTCAGGTGGGTATAAACTCCATCCTGAACGAATTGAAAAAAAGCTTGAACATCTAATTCCAGATCATTCATATTTTCTTTTTGGTATTCCTGACTCAAAGTTTGGCCAGAAACTTGTCTTAATCATAGAATCTGATCTTTCTGTGGCTGACAAAGTCTCTCGGGAATTGAAAGATAAATTTCTCGAGGTCCTCGATAAATATGAAATCCCCAAGGAAATTTATTTCGTAGATAAATTTATCCGAACAGAAACTGGAAAAATAAACAGAAAACTTACAGCTGATAACATATGA
- a CDS encoding 1,4-dihydroxy-2-naphthoyl-CoA synthase, which produces MEWITAKEYEDITYKKCNGVARIAFNRPEVRNAFRPKTTSELYDAFYDAQEDTSIGVVLLSGEGPSKKDGGWAFCSGGDQKARGDQGYVGEDGYHRLNILEVQRLIRFMPKVVIAVVPGWAVGGGHSLHVVCDMTLASKEHAIFKQTDADVTSFDGGYGSAYLAKMVGQKKAREIFFLGRNYSAQEAFEMGMVNAVIPHDELESTAYEWAQEILAKSPTSIKMLKFAMNLTDDGMVGQQVFAGEATRLAYGTEEAKEGRNAFLEKRKPNFGDNKWIP; this is translated from the coding sequence ATGGAGTGGATAACTGCAAAAGAATACGAAGATATCACCTATAAAAAATGCAATGGCGTAGCTAGGATTGCTTTTAATCGTCCAGAAGTAAGGAATGCTTTTCGGCCAAAAACCACTTCTGAATTGTACGATGCCTTTTATGATGCACAAGAGGATACTTCTATAGGAGTTGTTTTATTGAGTGGGGAAGGACCTTCTAAGAAAGATGGAGGTTGGGCTTTTTGTTCTGGTGGAGATCAAAAGGCAAGAGGCGATCAGGGATATGTAGGAGAAGATGGATACCATCGTTTAAACATCTTGGAAGTACAGCGTTTGATCCGATTCATGCCAAAAGTGGTGATTGCTGTGGTGCCAGGTTGGGCAGTAGGGGGAGGGCATAGCCTTCACGTGGTTTGTGATATGACACTAGCGAGTAAAGAGCATGCTATTTTTAAACAAACCGATGCTGACGTGACTAGCTTTGATGGAGGATATGGTTCTGCCTATTTGGCTAAAATGGTAGGCCAGAAAAAAGCCCGTGAAATTTTCTTCTTAGGTAGAAATTACTCCGCACAGGAAGCCTTTGAGATGGGAATGGTCAATGCCGTAATCCCTCATGATGAGTTGGAATCGACAGCTTATGAGTGGGCTCAAGAGATCTTAGCGAAATCGCCAACCTCAATCAAAATGTTGAAATTTGCCATGAACCTAACCGATGATGGTATGGTGGGTCAGCAAGTTTTTGCAGGAGAAGCTACTCGTTTAGCTTATGGAACTGAAGAAGCTAAAGAAGGTCGAAATGCCTTTTTAGAAAAGAGGAAACCTAATTTTGGAGACAATAAGTGGATCCCTTAA
- a CDS encoding serine hydrolase domain-containing protein: MYKSIYIKLFVTILLISNQAVSQTTLHEASTLSVERLTRYDDFIEKEISKGSLPGAVLMVSKNGDVMHHEAYGSSDIVSQKEMVKDQIFFIQSMTKPIVTTAFMMLYEEGHFQLNDPVEKYLPWFKDYVIAIDPSKGISGGTIAAKNKITIAQLLSHTAGFSHGIAEGKLEEEIRTALYGSPQENIESRVKTLINQPMIGEPGNQWFYSASPDVLALLIEKFSGMSTAQFLQTKLFDPLEMEDTGYNLNEEQKTRMVQLHAIDGNGELIKLEDQTPTEGNKVYGGTHGLFSTAEDYLKFTRMLLNGGESNGTRFLSPKTIEIMTIDQANGLYQSPGHGFGFGFAVLEDLADAKALGSEGQYFWSGAYCTFFFVDPKEDLIAIFMTQMAPYNNFWGEKMRQFVYQAIE; the protein is encoded by the coding sequence ATGTACAAGTCAATCTATATTAAGCTTTTCGTTACGATATTGCTCATTTCCAATCAAGCGGTATCACAAACTACCCTTCATGAGGCTAGTACCCTTTCAGTTGAAAGGTTAACCAGATATGATGATTTTATAGAGAAAGAAATCAGTAAGGGCTCTCTACCTGGTGCTGTATTGATGGTTTCAAAAAATGGAGATGTTATGCATCATGAAGCCTATGGTTCCAGCGATATTGTCAGCCAAAAGGAAATGGTCAAGGATCAGATTTTTTTTATACAATCCATGACCAAACCAATTGTTACTACGGCCTTTATGATGCTATATGAAGAAGGTCATTTTCAATTAAACGACCCGGTAGAAAAGTACCTTCCTTGGTTTAAAGATTATGTGATCGCTATTGATCCAAGTAAAGGAATTTCTGGAGGGACTATTGCGGCAAAAAATAAAATCACGATAGCTCAGCTCTTAAGCCACACAGCGGGTTTTTCTCATGGTATTGCTGAAGGAAAACTAGAGGAGGAAATCAGGACAGCATTGTATGGGTCTCCACAGGAAAACATAGAAAGCAGAGTTAAAACTTTGATTAATCAACCCATGATCGGCGAACCAGGCAATCAATGGTTTTACTCTGCATCGCCCGATGTCTTAGCCTTATTGATTGAAAAGTTTTCCGGAATGAGTACCGCTCAATTTCTTCAGACCAAACTTTTTGATCCGCTTGAAATGGAAGATACTGGGTACAACCTAAACGAAGAACAAAAAACAAGGATGGTTCAACTCCACGCCATCGATGGAAATGGAGAATTGATAAAACTTGAAGATCAAACCCCTACTGAGGGAAACAAAGTATATGGAGGAACCCATGGCCTTTTTTCTACTGCTGAGGATTACTTAAAATTCACACGGATGTTGCTCAATGGTGGTGAAAGCAATGGAACCCGGTTTTTAAGCCCCAAAACCATTGAAATAATGACTATAGATCAGGCCAATGGACTATACCAATCCCCCGGCCATGGATTCGGATTCGGTTTTGCTGTGTTAGAAGACTTGGCAGATGCCAAAGCTTTGGGATCAGAAGGGCAATACTTTTGGAGTGGAGCTTATTGTACCTTTTTCTTTGTGGACCCTAAAGAAGACCTGATTGCTATCTTTATGACTCAAATGGCCCCCTACAATAATTTCTGGGGAGAAAAAATGAGGCAATTTGTCTATCAGGCAATTGAATAG
- a CDS encoding DJ-1/PfpI family protein has translation MKKILFLTGDFAEDYETMVPFQMLEMVGFEVHAVCPGKKKGDTIKTAIHDFLGDQTYTEKPGHNFAINYSFDDVNVEDYAGIAIAGGRAPEYLRLNSKVLEIVQHFFETNKPVAAVCHGIQILAAAGVVKGRKLTAYPAVGPEVTIAGGDYQDIPVTDAYVDGNLVTSPAWPGHAAWIREFLKILGVKIEI, from the coding sequence ATGAAAAAGATATTGTTTTTGACTGGAGATTTTGCAGAAGATTATGAGACCATGGTACCCTTCCAAATGCTTGAAATGGTTGGTTTTGAAGTTCATGCGGTTTGTCCCGGCAAGAAAAAAGGTGACACCATCAAAACAGCCATTCATGATTTCCTCGGAGATCAAACCTATACGGAGAAACCAGGACATAACTTTGCTATCAATTACTCATTTGACGATGTGAATGTTGAAGACTATGCTGGTATCGCCATAGCCGGAGGTCGGGCACCTGAATATCTCAGGTTAAATTCAAAGGTTTTAGAAATCGTTCAACACTTTTTCGAGACCAATAAACCTGTGGCAGCAGTTTGTCATGGAATTCAAATTTTAGCTGCAGCAGGAGTTGTGAAAGGAAGAAAACTCACCGCTTACCCTGCAGTAGGGCCTGAAGTTACTATTGCCGGAGGCGATTACCAGGATATTCCAGTTACTGATGCCTATGTGGATGGTAACCTAGTCACCTCTCCAGCTTGGCCTGGACACGCAGCATGGATTCGAGAATTCTTAAAAATCTTGGGTGTCAAAATAGAGATTTAA